The following coding sequences lie in one Flagellimonas eckloniae genomic window:
- the aspA gene encoding aspartate ammonia-lyase has translation MKTRTEEDLLGKMEIYDELYYGVHTKRAVDNFKISNSKIGDFPIFVKGLVLTKKACAAANKEIGTIPADKADMIIQSCDHILSDLKKYAVFFPSDVFQGGAGTSVNMNANEVIANVALELNGHSKGSYDILHPNDHVNKSQSTNDAYPTAFRVAVFYYMNHLLEKINVLTTSLDKKAAAFKNVIKMGRTQLQDAVPMSLGDEFGAWSTNLKEETKNLKHSRDLILEVNLGATAIGTGVNAPDGFTELSIGYLQQYTKASFIKAENLIEATSDCGAYVMISGALKRTSVKLSKICNDLRLLSSGPRCGLNEINLPEMQAGSSIMPAKVNPVIPEVVNQVCFKIIGNDVAISFAAEAGQLQLNVMEPVIAQCMFESVELLSNACVTLAEKCINGITANEEHTKQMVFNSVGIITFLNPYIGHHMGDVLGKEAVATGKNIRELVLEKELLSEEELDKILSVENLMHPKYTATLHKQD, from the coding sequence ATGAAAACAAGAACAGAAGAAGATTTGTTAGGAAAAATGGAGATCTACGATGAACTCTATTATGGCGTCCATACAAAAAGAGCTGTGGATAATTTTAAAATTTCGAACTCAAAAATTGGAGATTTCCCAATATTCGTAAAGGGGTTAGTGTTGACCAAAAAGGCCTGTGCAGCTGCAAATAAAGAAATTGGAACTATTCCAGCAGATAAGGCAGATATGATTATTCAATCCTGTGACCATATTCTAAGTGATTTAAAAAAGTATGCGGTGTTTTTTCCTTCGGATGTTTTCCAAGGTGGCGCGGGAACTTCGGTGAATATGAATGCCAATGAAGTTATTGCCAATGTGGCACTGGAACTCAATGGACATTCTAAAGGAAGCTATGATATTTTGCATCCCAACGATCATGTAAACAAATCGCAGTCTACCAATGATGCCTACCCAACAGCCTTTCGGGTTGCTGTTTTTTACTATATGAACCATCTGTTGGAAAAAATCAATGTACTTACAACAAGTCTTGATAAAAAAGCTGCTGCTTTTAAGAATGTTATAAAAATGGGAAGAACCCAACTTCAAGACGCCGTACCAATGTCTTTAGGCGATGAGTTTGGCGCTTGGTCAACAAATCTCAAGGAAGAAACGAAGAACTTAAAGCACTCCCGTGATTTGATTTTGGAAGTAAATCTTGGTGCTACGGCAATAGGTACGGGTGTAAATGCTCCTGATGGATTTACTGAACTTTCCATTGGATACCTTCAACAATATACCAAAGCAAGTTTTATAAAGGCCGAAAATCTCATAGAAGCCACCTCCGATTGCGGAGCATATGTTATGATATCCGGAGCTCTAAAAAGAACTTCAGTCAAGCTTTCGAAAATATGTAATGATTTGAGGTTACTTTCTTCTGGACCGCGTTGTGGATTAAATGAAATCAATCTGCCTGAAATGCAGGCAGGTTCGTCCATTATGCCAGCGAAAGTGAATCCGGTGATTCCAGAGGTAGTAAACCAAGTGTGCTTTAAGATTATTGGCAATGACGTAGCTATTTCTTTTGCTGCAGAAGCAGGTCAATTACAATTGAATGTGATGGAGCCCGTAATTGCACAATGTATGTTCGAGTCGGTTGAATTGCTTTCGAATGCTTGTGTTACCCTTGCTGAAAAATGCATCAATGGCATCACGGCCAATGAAGAGCATACCAAACAAATGGTGTTCAACTCTGTCGGAATCATCACCTTTTTAAATCCTTACATCGGTCATCATATGGGGGATGTTTTAGGAAAAGAGGCAGTTGCCACAGGAAAGAACATTCGGGAATTGGTACTTGAAAAAGAACTGCTTTCCGAAGAAGAATTGGATAAAATATTGAGCGTAGAAAACCTCATGCACCCAAAGTATACGGCAACGTTGCACAAACAGGACTGA
- a CDS encoding anaerobic C4-dicarboxylate transporter: MIWIELLVVLFFIFLGSKMGGIGIGYAGGAGVVVLTLIFGLDAGSVPVDVILIIMAVISAIAAMQKAGGLDYLVHLSESLLRKNPRRVTFLGPTVTYFMTLFAGTGHTAYAALPVIVEVSKEGNVRPSKPLSISVVASQIAITASPISAAVVIFASFLEPLGVSYLQLLAVAIPSTILACVVGAIVANKLGKPLDQDPVYQERVKAGLVKQKSVEAHKDTKEAKRSVGIFLIAIAIIVTYATIISKKVGLIENPTIPRNEAIMAVMLLAATVIALVCKLKMADIPSMSTFKSGMSAAICVLGVAWLGDTFVSNHIEEIKEAAGGMLNQYSWLLAVVLFFASMLLYSQAATTTALMPAALALGVSPIAAIASFAAVSALFVLPTYPTLLAAVEMDDTGTTKIGKYVFNHSFIIPGTVTIAASVLFGFLIGSIVL; the protein is encoded by the coding sequence ATGATTTGGATAGAATTACTCGTCGTTCTCTTTTTTATTTTCCTCGGTTCCAAAATGGGAGGTATAGGCATTGGATACGCTGGTGGTGCCGGTGTAGTGGTACTCACTTTAATTTTTGGGTTGGATGCCGGTTCGGTACCAGTAGATGTCATTCTCATTATAATGGCGGTTATCTCCGCCATAGCCGCAATGCAAAAAGCGGGAGGATTGGATTATCTGGTTCACCTCTCTGAATCCTTACTTCGTAAAAATCCAAGGCGGGTTACTTTTTTAGGTCCTACCGTAACGTATTTCATGACCTTGTTTGCAGGTACAGGACACACTGCCTATGCCGCTTTACCAGTCATAGTGGAAGTTTCAAAAGAAGGAAATGTAAGACCTTCAAAACCGTTGAGTATTTCAGTAGTGGCTTCACAAATTGCTATTACCGCTTCACCTATCTCAGCCGCGGTAGTAATTTTTGCAAGCTTTTTGGAACCACTGGGAGTGTCGTATTTGCAACTGTTGGCCGTAGCCATTCCTTCCACCATTTTAGCGTGCGTTGTGGGTGCTATTGTTGCGAACAAGTTGGGCAAACCCCTTGACCAAGACCCTGTTTATCAAGAACGTGTAAAAGCAGGTTTGGTAAAGCAGAAAAGCGTCGAAGCACATAAAGATACCAAAGAAGCCAAACGGTCTGTGGGCATCTTTTTGATTGCCATAGCCATCATAGTCACCTATGCTACCATTATCTCTAAGAAAGTAGGGCTGATTGAAAACCCCACCATTCCACGCAATGAAGCAATTATGGCGGTCATGTTATTGGCAGCGACTGTCATTGCCCTGGTATGTAAACTGAAAATGGCCGATATCCCAAGTATGTCAACTTTTAAATCAGGTATGAGTGCTGCTATTTGTGTATTGGGTGTAGCCTGGTTGGGCGACACTTTTGTCAGCAACCATATTGAAGAAATTAAAGAAGCCGCGGGAGGAATGCTTAACCAATACTCTTGGCTACTTGCCGTAGTGTTGTTCTTTGCCAGTATGCTATTATACTCTCAGGCCGCTACTACCACAGCTTTGATGCCGGCAGCTTTGGCATTGGGAGTAAGTCCCATAGCGGCTATAGCCTCATTTGCTGCAGTAAGTGCCTTGTTTGTATTACCTACCTACCCTACCCTTTTGGCAGCAGTAGAAATGGATGATACAGGAACTACCAAAATAGGCAAGTACGTGTTTAATCATTCCTTTATTATTCCGGGTACAGTTACCATAGCAGCAAGTGTACTATTCGGATTTCTCATAGGAAGCATCGTATTATAA
- a CDS encoding DUF4251 domain-containing protein produces the protein MKKQITLALVALFTFGSILGQKKSEQNQGKEEVVDGQYTKIKQLILSKTYYFEADRVSPIGFGTIDLTGNSNYLKIFNDSVDVYLPYFGVRYTAVGLGESGGIKFTELIEDYTERYNDDKKRISIDLKAIHRGESFDIKLIIYKNGSTWVMVRSSSRRGIGYWGHIQTDEQGPL, from the coding sequence ATGAAAAAACAAATCACATTAGCTTTGGTTGCGCTATTTACCTTCGGAAGCATTTTAGGACAAAAAAAGTCAGAACAAAATCAAGGAAAGGAAGAAGTAGTAGATGGACAATACACGAAGATTAAACAATTGATTCTTTCAAAAACCTATTATTTTGAAGCCGACAGGGTTAGTCCAATAGGATTTGGAACAATTGACCTAACCGGGAATTCAAATTATCTAAAAATATTCAATGATAGTGTTGATGTATACCTGCCCTATTTTGGAGTGCGCTATACTGCCGTTGGGCTGGGAGAAAGTGGGGGGATAAAATTTACCGAGCTCATTGAAGACTATACGGAAAGATACAATGATGACAAAAAGAGAATTAGTATCGATTTGAAAGCAATACACCGAGGAGAATCATTTGATATAAAATTAATAATTTACAAAAACGGGAGTACCTGGGTGATGGTCCGGAGCTCCAGTAGAAGAGGGATAGGTTATTGGGGGCATATTCAAACAGATGAGCAGGGACCTTTATAG
- a CDS encoding sensor histidine kinase: MDKIKFFEIIDYPTWQNLLTSYRDLNSKLAKTSSTLRFKKIGQGVIVSITLLVALVLTLPRVLILYNITEQLTTTFSIATVGDIVFRFVFAGILFWTVLQFNTNWKYSIKIASRSKRLAITILVNVFVFSVSVVIFNSLYPILVGQNVNPNELGLIHFVYFIVALILVFVSGVLRYQLIHKQDVLEKERLKQEKLKSELSALKNQVNPHFLFNSLNSLNTLIRDNKPATTFVNKLSYLYRYILQSGNQDLVTIKEELTFLESYVHLIKARYQSRFSINIQINDEWFHAKIPVMALQLLVENAVKHNEISESMPLHLAIFIDENHLIVENKIQPKSTYVDSTGNGLANLNKRYEMLTGNRIMITNTNNTFRVKLPLSYTL; encoded by the coding sequence ATGGATAAAATAAAGTTTTTCGAAATTATTGATTACCCTACTTGGCAAAATCTTTTAACTTCGTACAGAGACCTTAATTCCAAACTAGCAAAAACGAGCAGTACTTTGAGATTTAAAAAGATCGGACAGGGTGTTATTGTGTCAATTACGCTCCTAGTGGCGTTGGTGCTAACATTGCCTAGGGTCTTAATACTATATAACATTACTGAGCAGTTAACAACCACCTTTAGCATAGCTACCGTAGGTGATATTGTTTTTAGATTCGTTTTCGCGGGAATTCTGTTTTGGACCGTATTACAATTTAATACCAATTGGAAATATTCAATCAAGATAGCATCAAGGTCAAAGAGACTTGCCATTACCATCTTGGTAAATGTATTTGTATTTAGTGTTTCGGTAGTTATTTTCAATTCCCTTTATCCCATCCTTGTAGGTCAAAATGTGAACCCCAATGAGTTGGGACTTATCCATTTCGTATACTTCATTGTGGCCCTGATACTGGTTTTTGTATCAGGTGTATTGCGGTATCAGCTAATCCACAAACAGGATGTCCTGGAAAAAGAGCGGTTGAAGCAAGAGAAATTAAAAAGTGAACTCAGTGCCCTTAAAAATCAAGTAAACCCCCATTTTTTGTTCAATTCTTTGAACTCGTTGAACACCTTGATCAGGGATAATAAGCCTGCCACTACTTTTGTAAATAAACTTTCTTACCTGTACCGCTATATATTACAGAGTGGCAATCAAGATTTGGTGACCATTAAAGAAGAACTTACCTTTTTAGAGAGTTATGTGCATTTGATCAAGGCCCGATATCAGAGTAGGTTTTCCATAAACATTCAAATTAACGATGAGTGGTTCCATGCCAAAATTCCAGTAATGGCGTTACAATTATTGGTTGAAAATGCCGTAAAACACAATGAAATATCAGAAAGCATGCCCCTTCATCTAGCAATATTTATAGATGAAAATCATCTGATCGTGGAAAATAAAATTCAACCTAAAAGCACTTATGTGGACAGTACGGGCAATGGATTGGCCAATTTGAACAAGCGTTATGAAATGTTGACCGGAAACCGAATTATGATAACCAACACAAATAATACCTTTAGGGTAAAACTACCATTAAGCTATACTTTATGA
- a CDS encoding LytR/AlgR family response regulator transcription factor gives MKVIIVEDEVTASDNLKYLLNAIDPDIEVLTVLDTVKSCISYFSKQNEADLIFMDIHLADGLSFEIFDQVKVTPPIIFTTAYDEYALKAFAVNSIDYILKPIHEEELLKALDKYKNLTHAPSISKTDISDIMHLLQGQQKNYKANYLISHRDELIPIKTEDIAYFYIDTGIVKVVTLLNKVFSMDKKLEDIEQELNPTLFDRANRQFIINRNAIAKIKQYFGGKLIVNVNPPTSERIVVSKAKATQFKNWVNS, from the coding sequence ATGAAAGTTATAATTGTAGAGGATGAGGTCACGGCAAGTGATAATTTAAAATACCTGCTGAATGCTATCGACCCGGACATTGAAGTGCTTACCGTGCTGGATACAGTAAAGTCATGCATCTCCTATTTTTCAAAACAAAATGAAGCGGATTTGATTTTCATGGATATCCATTTGGCTGATGGATTAAGTTTTGAAATTTTTGACCAGGTAAAAGTGACTCCGCCCATAATCTTTACTACGGCTTATGATGAATACGCTTTAAAAGCTTTTGCCGTGAACAGCATTGATTATATCTTAAAGCCAATACATGAAGAAGAACTTTTGAAAGCTCTTGATAAGTACAAAAATCTAACCCATGCACCATCGATATCCAAAACGGATATTTCTGATATCATGCATTTACTACAGGGTCAGCAAAAAAACTACAAAGCGAATTATCTGATTTCCCATCGGGATGAACTCATTCCCATTAAAACAGAAGATATCGCCTATTTTTATATCGATACGGGAATAGTCAAGGTAGTAACCTTATTGAATAAGGTGTTTTCGATGGACAAAAAATTGGAGGACATAGAACAAGAATTGAATCCCACTTTATTCGATAGGGCCAATCGTCAGTTTATTATAAACAGGAATGCCATTGCAAAAATCAAACAGTATTTTGGAGGTAAGCTCATTGTCAATGTAAATCCCCCAACATCCGAGCGAATTGTAGTCAGCAAAGCTAAAGCCACGCAGTTTAAAAATTGGGTGAATTCTTAG
- a CDS encoding DUF2971 domain-containing protein — protein MDWKTYHTTTIKQEFLYRFLPMHRLEQFLRSGNIWFSRADKFGDKLECVKIDDFSNQKLNYEAIRLRKKKTLISCWHLANIESVAMWDTYVSKNEDRRTTAIKFNRKNLVELLSTSEFQTKESSDIKYVHGKVQYKNLVNVNENRLSRAKVKYAAFRKENAFKYESEYRFTVKNDSIFKNEGINFKIGNPNNIDFNILINPLLDKEEIDERTDKINNLGFLDKVQKSNLYNWFHANE, from the coding sequence ATGGACTGGAAAACATATCATACTACAACAATAAAACAAGAATTCCTTTATCGATTTCTACCAATGCATAGATTAGAGCAGTTTTTACGCAGTGGGAATATATGGTTTTCAAGAGCAGATAAATTTGGAGATAAATTGGAATGTGTCAAAATTGATGATTTCAGCAACCAAAAACTAAATTATGAAGCAATTCGGTTAAGAAAAAAGAAGACCCTAATCAGCTGTTGGCACCTTGCGAATATTGAATCTGTTGCAATGTGGGATACATATGTATCCAAAAATGAGGATCGAAGGACAACGGCAATTAAATTTAATAGAAAGAACTTAGTAGAGTTACTTTCAACAAGTGAATTTCAAACGAAGGAATCATCTGATATTAAATATGTTCATGGAAAAGTCCAGTATAAGAACTTAGTAAATGTAAATGAAAATAGATTGAGCAGAGCAAAGGTTAAATACGCAGCTTTTCGAAAAGAAAATGCTTTCAAATACGAAAGTGAATATAGATTCACAGTAAAGAATGACTCGATTTTCAAAAATGAAGGAATAAATTTTAAAATTGGAAACCCAAATAATATTGACTTTAATATATTAATAAACCCCTTATTAGATAAGGAAGAAATAGATGAAAGAACTGACAAAATTAATAATTTGGGCTTTTTAGATAAAGTACAAAAGTCTAATTTATACAATTGGTTTCATGCAAATGAATAG
- the gltS gene encoding sodium/glutamate symporter, with the protein MDIGPRDTVMIACLVLFLGKYLNKKISFFRAYNIPEPVTGGVIFSIFFGIIYAITGIEVSFALELRDALLIIFFITIGLSSRLKTLLKGGKSLLLLLVLAVGYLFIQNLTGVGIAYLTDLPNVTGVLGGSVSFSGGHGTTIAWVPTFQNDFGISNAMEMGIACATIGLVLGGFIGGPIAKFLIKKYNLKPTEDKPISVGVRHGRGDSVEMNYNNVLQMIYFIFSTAGLGIGINEVLVWMGLALPSFVTALFAGILITNLIPVFSKNFYWEPENSKALAMASDLSLGLFLAMSLMSLQLWTLADLAGPLLLIVLAQLVVISLFVIVIVFRVMGKDYDAAVMSSGYAGLALGATPTAIANMTAVTKKFGGSPKAFIVVPLVGAFFIDLSNALIIKFLLGVFG; encoded by the coding sequence ATGGATATAGGACCTCGCGATACCGTCATGATTGCATGTTTGGTATTATTTTTAGGAAAGTACTTAAACAAAAAAATCTCCTTCTTTAGAGCGTATAACATTCCCGAACCCGTAACTGGTGGAGTAATCTTCTCTATATTTTTTGGCATTATATATGCGATAACCGGTATTGAGGTCAGCTTTGCGCTAGAATTGAGGGATGCGCTTCTTATCATTTTCTTTATTACAATTGGGCTTTCCTCCAGATTAAAAACCCTGCTAAAAGGGGGCAAATCATTACTGTTGCTTTTGGTATTGGCCGTGGGCTATCTTTTTATCCAAAACCTTACCGGTGTGGGTATTGCCTATCTCACCGACCTACCCAATGTAACCGGCGTTTTGGGCGGATCGGTTTCCTTTAGCGGAGGTCATGGAACCACCATTGCCTGGGTGCCCACCTTTCAGAATGATTTTGGAATTTCCAATGCCATGGAAATGGGAATAGCCTGCGCAACCATCGGGTTGGTGCTCGGCGGCTTTATCGGGGGTCCAATTGCCAAGTTTTTAATCAAAAAATACAACCTAAAACCAACGGAAGACAAACCTATTTCCGTAGGTGTTCGCCATGGTAGGGGCGATTCCGTAGAAATGAATTACAATAATGTGTTGCAGATGATCTATTTCATCTTCTCAACGGCCGGCCTTGGTATAGGTATAAATGAGGTGTTGGTTTGGATGGGACTTGCCCTTCCTTCTTTTGTAACGGCATTGTTCGCAGGGATCCTTATTACCAACCTGATTCCAGTCTTTTCTAAAAACTTTTATTGGGAACCAGAAAATTCAAAAGCCTTGGCCATGGCCTCGGATTTGTCCTTGGGGCTTTTCCTGGCCATGTCATTAATGAGCCTACAATTATGGACCCTAGCCGATTTGGCCGGACCATTGCTGTTAATCGTACTGGCACAATTGGTAGTGATTTCATTATTTGTAATCGTAATTGTGTTTAGGGTGATGGGCAAGGATTACGATGCAGCGGTTATGAGCTCTGGTTATGCGGGTTTGGCTCTTGGAGCGACACCTACGGCAATTGCCAATATGACGGCGGTTACCAAAAAGTTTGGGGGCTCTCCCAAGGCGTTTATTGTGGTGCCCTTGGTAGGGGCATTTTTTATCGACCTCTCCAACGCTTTGATCATTAAATTTTTATTGGGTGTTTTTGGGTAA
- a CDS encoding MBL fold metallo-hydrolase, translating to MLIKFFGTRGSIPICDSGFQEFGGNTSCVAVMDESKKGSVLVFDAGTGIRNLGKELMQRDFEPNDRIVMAFSHFHWDHLQGFPFFAPAYDVSKKIDIIAMGQDLSSPNLKAVFANQMESTYFPVSLDNMGAQFNFLTKEANSQYFSTGKSGSLFSNKHNHPGGAYGYRLEVEGKVFVYCTDVEHGETLDQNVIDFAKDADVLIHEAQYTPDELSNFKGWGHSSWEQAIEVAERAGVKKLYLTHHDPEHNDDFIRAEEKKCQARFKDCFFAREGQEVLI from the coding sequence ATGCTTATAAAATTTTTCGGTACACGGGGTTCGATTCCGATTTGTGATAGCGGTTTTCAGGAATTTGGAGGAAACACCAGCTGTGTAGCGGTTATGGATGAAAGCAAAAAAGGCAGTGTTTTAGTATTTGATGCAGGCACAGGAATACGAAATTTGGGAAAGGAGTTAATGCAACGTGACTTTGAGCCAAACGATAGAATTGTTATGGCATTTTCCCACTTTCATTGGGATCACTTACAAGGATTTCCCTTTTTCGCTCCTGCTTACGATGTTTCTAAGAAAATAGATATTATTGCGATGGGTCAAGATTTATCTTCTCCCAATTTAAAAGCAGTTTTCGCAAACCAAATGGAGAGCACATATTTTCCTGTAAGTCTAGACAATATGGGAGCCCAATTCAATTTCTTGACTAAAGAAGCCAATAGCCAATATTTTAGTACTGGAAAGTCAGGTAGCTTATTCTCCAACAAACATAATCATCCCGGTGGAGCCTATGGATATAGACTTGAGGTTGAGGGTAAGGTCTTCGTATATTGCACAGATGTGGAACATGGTGAAACCTTGGATCAAAACGTAATAGACTTTGCAAAAGATGCTGATGTTTTAATACATGAAGCGCAGTATACTCCTGATGAGCTTTCAAACTTCAAAGGATGGGGACATAGTAGTTGGGAACAGGCCATTGAAGTAGCAGAAAGGGCCGGAGTGAAGAAATTATATTTAACACATCATGACCCCGAACATAATGATGACTTTATTCGTGCAGAAGAAAAAAAATGCCAAGCCAGATTTAAAGATTGCTTTTTTGCCAGGGAAGGTCAAGAAGTTTTAATCTAA
- a CDS encoding autotransporter outer membrane beta-barrel domain-containing protein: MKNHLKDCKPLFFLSFLLLLPISILSQQVQSQDSLDTPFRKGRWLTGLSGTISSNTNKERNSDEKRITNEFGLNLSTGKFIEDRWLLGGNLRADRGSSSGNIDRTTESLFVGPFISYYLTDSQRGSLFARLSSGYIRYREETSINELDNPIREVSEGGGLGALVGLGYSYVINDQIAFDIGFDLNLFWVSIDQEQQPSGTVGSQNISISNTAFSFGFNVILDDFFF; encoded by the coding sequence ATGAAAAACCATCTCAAAGATTGTAAACCTCTTTTCTTTCTTTCTTTCCTGCTGTTGTTACCGATTTCAATCTTATCTCAACAAGTCCAATCTCAAGACTCATTGGACACTCCTTTCAGAAAAGGGAGATGGCTTACAGGACTATCGGGAACCATCAGTTCAAACACAAATAAAGAACGTAATTCAGACGAAAAGCGGATTACCAATGAGTTTGGGCTCAATCTATCAACGGGTAAGTTCATAGAGGATAGATGGCTTTTAGGGGGAAATTTAAGAGCGGACAGGGGCAGTTCCTCTGGCAACATTGACCGCACAACAGAATCTTTGTTCGTAGGGCCCTTTATTTCCTATTATCTTACAGATTCTCAAAGAGGGTCATTGTTTGCAAGATTATCGTCTGGATATATACGTTATAGAGAAGAGACAAGTATTAACGAATTGGACAATCCTATTCGAGAGGTTTCTGAAGGCGGTGGATTAGGTGCATTGGTAGGCCTTGGTTATTCCTATGTAATCAATGATCAAATTGCATTTGACATTGGATTTGATTTAAACCTCTTTTGGGTCAGTATAGATCAAGAACAGCAGCCTTCCGGCACTGTTGGTTCCCAAAATATATCAATTAGCAACACTGCGTTTTCCTTTGGTTTTAACGTGATTTTAGATGATTTCTTTTTCTAA
- a CDS encoding BamA/TamA family outer membrane protein: protein MKKLAISTFILMILPICLIGQGREEGFVRTDTLGKTKKIKFIGLPIAFYTPETEFGVGGGGQIFLLNNTNKYNKRLSNILFSGIYTTAGQIMFNITPQVYLGKGDYFIDSEYLFEIYPNSFWGIGPETPEENEELYDQTTHKLKVSFLKRLPPDLNFGFTYNFANHQVTEIEEGGILDSGTILGSDRTIISGIGAEFNLDTRNDIGSPTDGQLFGIGAHFSSPILGATHGFNKFTLDLRNYEPLGARSTLATQIYIENNYGDVPFQGMAFFGGSSSARGYFYGRFLDRNMYVAQAEYRYRLKPRWTLAAFGLIGSVAGDASDLLKFNSVKPGYGAGVRFKLLKDQGTWLRLDIGNGKDGQSGIYFGVNEAF, encoded by the coding sequence ATGAAAAAACTGGCTATAAGTACTTTTATTTTGATGATCCTTCCCATTTGCCTAATCGGACAAGGGAGAGAAGAAGGTTTTGTGCGAACTGACACTTTGGGAAAGACAAAAAAAATAAAGTTTATTGGTCTACCTATAGCCTTCTATACGCCCGAAACAGAATTTGGTGTTGGTGGTGGTGGGCAGATATTCTTGCTGAACAATACAAATAAATATAATAAGCGTCTTTCCAATATCCTATTTAGTGGAATTTATACCACTGCAGGACAAATTATGTTCAACATTACACCTCAAGTGTATCTTGGCAAAGGGGATTATTTCATTGATTCCGAATACCTGTTCGAAATATACCCAAACTCTTTTTGGGGAATTGGCCCAGAAACACCTGAAGAAAATGAGGAACTGTATGATCAGACGACACACAAGCTCAAAGTAAGTTTTTTAAAGCGTTTGCCACCAGATTTGAATTTTGGATTCACCTATAATTTTGCAAATCATCAAGTCACTGAAATTGAAGAAGGCGGCATACTGGATTCTGGTACAATCTTGGGGTCTGACAGAACTATAATCAGTGGAATTGGCGCAGAATTCAATTTAGATACCAGGAATGATATTGGCTCACCTACTGACGGGCAATTGTTTGGAATTGGTGCTCATTTTTCGAGCCCTATATTAGGAGCAACACATGGCTTTAATAAGTTTACGTTGGATTTAAGGAACTATGAGCCTTTAGGAGCTAGGAGTACCCTTGCTACTCAAATATATATTGAAAATAATTATGGTGATGTACCCTTTCAAGGCATGGCTTTTTTTGGAGGAAGTAGCAGCGCAAGAGGATATTTCTATGGTAGATTTCTTGATAGGAATATGTATGTGGCCCAAGCTGAATATCGTTATCGTTTAAAACCTAGATGGACCTTAGCGGCATTTGGTTTAATCGGCAGCGTTGCTGGAGATGCTTCCGATTTGTTAAAGTTCAATTCCGTTAAACCCGGTTATGGTGCCGGAGTCAGATTCAAACTATTGAAGGACCAAGGAACCTGGTTACGATTGGACATTGGTAACGGGAAAGATGGCCAAAGTGGAATCTATTTTGGAGTGAACGAGGCTTTCTAA
- the nrfH gene encoding cytochrome c nitrite reductase small subunit, which translates to MSVFGFIKKILPGKNSKWRVTATVLIGSIIGLGLFLMKEGEVVSYMSDNPQACVNCHVMTPVYNSWMHSSHREWVSCNGCHVPQDNIVNAYYFKAMDGLYHASIFTARAEPEVIFMREGSQEVVQNNCIRCHVQQVTQTKYNGFIENHEQNRTSRQCWSCHKEVPHGRIHGMSTVKYNIAPLPTDQEEMVIPDWLQKEMETR; encoded by the coding sequence ATGAGTGTGTTTGGGTTTATTAAAAAAATACTTCCTGGAAAAAATTCAAAATGGAGGGTAACTGCCACTGTATTGATTGGCAGTATCATTGGTTTAGGATTGTTCTTGATGAAAGAAGGTGAGGTGGTTTCATACATGTCGGATAATCCGCAAGCCTGTGTCAACTGTCACGTTATGACCCCTGTCTATAATAGCTGGATGCACAGTTCACATCGCGAATGGGTTTCTTGCAACGGATGTCATGTTCCCCAAGACAATATCGTAAATGCCTATTACTTCAAAGCTATGGATGGGCTTTACCATGCTTCAATTTTTACTGCAAGGGCAGAACCAGAGGTAATTTTTATGCGTGAAGGTTCACAAGAAGTGGTACAGAACAATTGTATACGCTGCCATGTACAGCAGGTAACCCAAACAAAATATAACGGCTTCATAGAAAATCATGAGCAGAACCGGACATCCCGTCAATGCTGGAGTTGCCATAAAGAGGTGCCTCATGGCCGTATTCATGGAATGTCCACAGTCAAGTATAACATTGCTCCTTTACCCACAGATCAAGAAGAAATGGTAATTCCGGACTGGTTACAAAAAGAAATGGAAACACGATAA